From the Hordeum vulgare subsp. vulgare chromosome 1H, MorexV3_pseudomolecules_assembly, whole genome shotgun sequence genome, the window ccacctaaaccaaacactagggacttattgggacttattatgGTTAATTGTGACTTATGAAATAAGACTCTCTAAtaggagcttattgggacttattctGGTCCCATTACGCTCGCACCGCCCTGCCCCGATCGCTCAGGACTCCAGGACGCTCGCACCGCCCGCCGCCGGCTTCCCCAATCGCCGTCGgccgcccgccccgtcgccgcccggccgccggcccgcccagtcgccgccccgccgcccgcccgcccgcccagtcgccgttcgccccgtcgccgcccggccgccgccccgcccagtcgccgccccgccgcccgcccgcccacccagtcgccgccgccgcgccgcccgcccgccccgtcgccgccccgcccagtcgccgcccggccgccccgccgcccgcccgcccagtcgtcgccgccccgccgcccgcccgcccagtcgccgcccgcccgcccagtcatcgcccgccccgtcgccgcccggccgccaccccgccccgtcgccgcccggccGCCGCCTCGTCTCCCTCGGTTGCCGCCTCGTCACCGCTGCAGTTCATCTTTTCTGCAGGTTCAACATGAACTTATAAGTcactgtaaacaaacaggtagggactcgggacttataagtccctgtaaacaaacaggtagggacttatgacttataagttgggacttaaaaaagtcctaggacttatgaaacaaacagggcctatgAAATATGTACTTTTTATTAAAATCACAAGTTACAGTGCTAAATATTATCAGTTACAACTATTCATTAACAGATAGTGGTGTTCTCAGATATTTGTTATTCAAGTTTCTTTGTGTGTTGTGCACCTAAAATCATGTGTTATTCCTTTTAATTGCATCCTATCTTCCTTTCCTCTGTATTTAACTCTAACATTATCTGCCCCTAACTGAAGGCACCAATAATTCGTGGAAGAGAACTCACAGCAACTGCAGAAGAAAAGAAGTTGGGATCCGAGAGATCTCTTATTCCCTCCTTCACAACTTCAGCGGGAATGACCTCACCTTGGGCGCCTCGCCGGCGCCGCTCTCTTCCACTGCCGATGCCTCTGGTGAGGCAGCCATACTCTCCTGTGCCTGCACACCTTCAGCTCCATAGCCTCCAACTGCAGCTGTTGTGTAGTAGTCTGATGCCATGATCCTGTCCAGCTTAGCCCTCACCGCAGCATCTACAGCCAAAAGGCACAGGTTTCAGTCAGCAATCACTTCCAACCAAACCAAGCAACAAATCTACTACTACATCAACAACACTCACAAGTAACAGAGGAGCCAGGGTGGATGGGCTCGTCGGCACGGGCGAGCCATAAGCGGGCATGGTGTGCACAGGCCTGGAGCGCGTCGCGGTGGGAGACGCCGACCGCGGAAGCAGGGCGAGCCGCGGCGAGGGCGGCCACAGCGGACACGACGTCGAGGTCGCCCTCCACGAGCAGGTCCACGGTGTCGTCCCCGACGCAGTCGTAGGTGATGCAGCTGCTCCGCTCGTGCTCGCGCGCGGCCATGGTGGCGATGAAGTCGCTCTGCGGCTTGACGTCGAAGAGGGCGCCGAAGTAGACGAGCGTGAGGAGGTCCTGGACGGACGAATCGGAGCCGGAGGCGgacggggcgggggcgggggcggggggacGGAGACGAATACCTcctcggcgacggcgacggcgagcggGGCGCGGAGGTGCTCGAGCTCATCGATGACGGCGGCGAGGGTGGGCTTGGAGCGCATCACCTCCTTCTGCTCCTGGTTGAGCGTCCTGCCGGCGGAGACGGCCTCATCCATCTGCGCGATACCTACTGGA encodes:
- the LOC123400704 gene encoding uncharacterized protein LOC123400704, with the translated sequence MAAREHERSSCITYDCVGDDTVDLLVEGDLDVVSAVAALAAARPASAVGVSHRDALQACAHHARLWLARADEPIHPGSSVTYAAVRAKLDRIMASDYYTTAAVGGYGAEGVQAQESMAASPEASAVEESGAGEAPKVRSFPLKL